Proteins from one Megalopta genalis isolate 19385.01 chromosome 1, iyMegGena1_principal, whole genome shotgun sequence genomic window:
- the Syx17 gene encoding syntaxin 17: MSSSPENAIKKPIRRLEIQINNFNVAIPHHVDLLKRHKVNILKYQAQHEWVKMNKEQINVSRLVKQLKELLYQMDTLRSQVLDSDIEQFDKLIGNARKSLMNAIEEYLELQLSLPLSPPESPKGEDQEKDHRLNDRYVQLHEQQQELEHQQACLHTWNNLHEDINQLHDLFIDFNKIVDDQRALVNTAESDIEETQVNVEAGEQSLARASRYKHAMYPLAGALIGTCIGGPVGLVAGLKIGGLTAISCGLLGYTGATILKKKKLQIQKSQSTTDQTMTEQVKMTQRSSSLLENLKETKKDL, from the exons ATGTCGTCCTCGCCAGAAAATGCGATCAAGAAGCCTATTAGGCGTCTAGAGAttcaaattaataattttaatgtagCTATACCGCATCATGTTGATTTATTAAAACGTCACAAGGTTAACATACTAAAG TATCAAGCGCAACACGAATGGGTGAAAATGAATAAAGAACAGATAAACGTATCTAGGTTGGTGAAGCAATTGAAAGAATTACTGTACCAGATGGACACTCTAAGATCGCAGGTTTTGGACTCGGATATCGAACAGTTCGATAAGTTGATCGGCAATGCTCGCAAGAGTCTCATGAATGCTATAGAAGAATATTTAG AGCTGCAATTGAGCTTACCACTATCACCACCGGAATCACCCAAAGGCGAAGATCAGGAGAAAGACCACCGACTTAATGATCGCTATGTCCAGTTGCATGAACAGCAACAGGAGTTGGAACATCAACAGGCATGTCTGCATACTTGGAACAATCTGCATGAAGACATAAACCAGCTACATGACTTGTTTATTGATTTCAACAAGATTGTGGAT GATCAAAGAGCGTTAGTGAACACAGCGGAGAGTGACATTGAAGAGACGCAGGTAAATGTGGAAGCAGGTGAACAGTCACTAGCGAGAGCTTCGAGATACAAACATGCGATGTACCCCTTAGCAGGGGCCTTAATTGGTACTTGTATCGGAGGACCAGTTGGTTTAGTAGCAGGATTGAAGATTGGTGGACTGACTGCGATAAGTTGTGGCCTGTTAG GATATACGGGGGCCACAATATTAAAGAAAAAGAAGTTACAAATACAAAAATCGCAGAGTACAACAGATCAAACCATGACAGAGCAGGTGAAAATGACACAGAGATCTTCATCCTTGTTGGAGAATTTAAAAGAGACTAAAAAAGATTTGTGA